In a genomic window of Gossypium arboreum isolate Shixiya-1 chromosome 7, ASM2569848v2, whole genome shotgun sequence:
- the LOC108454002 gene encoding uncharacterized protein LOC108454002 isoform X2, producing MDHNGQRGSSNPSAMLATLLSRRAKLQEELRNIERQVYDMETSYLQDTGQCGNVLKGFEGFLSSSNKNTALSKRSRKFQPEDRLFSLSSVASPAAEEIATARDGEPVICRGKPKKGRGREAKKMRHFSEPDYDYDDDPDVTL from the exons ATGGATCACAATG GTCAGAGAGGATCATCAAACCCGTCAGCTATGCTGGCTACTTTGCTTAGTAGAAGAGCTAAGCTTCAAGAAGAGCTTCGAAACATCGAGAGACAA GTGTACGATATGGAGACTAGTTATTTACAGGATACAGGTCAATGCGGCAATGTTTTGAAAGGTTTTGAGGGGTTCCTCTCTTCATCTAATAAGAACACTGCCCT CTCAAAGCGGTCCAGGAAGTTCCAGCCTGAAGACAGGCTATTCTCATTATCTTCGGTCGCTTCTCCGGCA GCTGAAGAGATTGCCACTGCTAGAGATGGTGAGCCTGTAATATGCAG AGGAAAACCGAAGAAGGGAAGAGGtagagaagcaaagaaaatgcGACACTTCAGTGAACCAGATTATGACTATGATGATGATCCTGATGTGACTTTATGA
- the LOC108454002 gene encoding uncharacterized protein LOC108454002 isoform X1 — MDHNGQRGSSNPSAMLATLLSRRAKLQEELRNIERQVYDMETSYLQDTGQCGNVLKGFEGFLSSSNKNTALHLLKLICSSKRSRKFQPEDRLFSLSSVASPAAEEIATARDGEPVICRGKPKKGRGREAKKMRHFSEPDYDYDDDPDVTL; from the exons ATGGATCACAATG GTCAGAGAGGATCATCAAACCCGTCAGCTATGCTGGCTACTTTGCTTAGTAGAAGAGCTAAGCTTCAAGAAGAGCTTCGAAACATCGAGAGACAA GTGTACGATATGGAGACTAGTTATTTACAGGATACAGGTCAATGCGGCAATGTTTTGAAAGGTTTTGAGGGGTTCCTCTCTTCATCTAATAAGAACACTGCCCT CCATTTATTGAAGTTGATTTGCAGCTCAAAGCGGTCCAGGAAGTTCCAGCCTGAAGACAGGCTATTCTCATTATCTTCGGTCGCTTCTCCGGCA GCTGAAGAGATTGCCACTGCTAGAGATGGTGAGCCTGTAATATGCAG AGGAAAACCGAAGAAGGGAAGAGGtagagaagcaaagaaaatgcGACACTTCAGTGAACCAGATTATGACTATGATGATGATCCTGATGTGACTTTATGA
- the LOC108454002 gene encoding uncharacterized protein LOC108454002 isoform X3 — MLATLLSRRAKLQEELRNIERQVYDMETSYLQDTGQCGNVLKGFEGFLSSSNKNTALHLLKLICSSKRSRKFQPEDRLFSLSSVASPAAEEIATARDGEPVICRGKPKKGRGREAKKMRHFSEPDYDYDDDPDVTL, encoded by the exons ATGCTGGCTACTTTGCTTAGTAGAAGAGCTAAGCTTCAAGAAGAGCTTCGAAACATCGAGAGACAA GTGTACGATATGGAGACTAGTTATTTACAGGATACAGGTCAATGCGGCAATGTTTTGAAAGGTTTTGAGGGGTTCCTCTCTTCATCTAATAAGAACACTGCCCT CCATTTATTGAAGTTGATTTGCAGCTCAAAGCGGTCCAGGAAGTTCCAGCCTGAAGACAGGCTATTCTCATTATCTTCGGTCGCTTCTCCGGCA GCTGAAGAGATTGCCACTGCTAGAGATGGTGAGCCTGTAATATGCAG AGGAAAACCGAAGAAGGGAAGAGGtagagaagcaaagaaaatgcGACACTTCAGTGAACCAGATTATGACTATGATGATGATCCTGATGTGACTTTATGA
- the LOC108488818 gene encoding uncharacterized protein LOC108488818, translating into MEKKGFNVRLMLLFLGLCCLMISSAAVPITNKGNLNSNKELFPSSVQDLLVQDVEKSIEAEEMFGEYLGHDFNGERMLMEITDYAPTGASHKHDPFSPPPENKNTLKL; encoded by the exons ATGGAGAAGAAAGGTTTTAATGTTAGATTGATGCTACTTTTTCTGGGTTTATGTTGCCTTATGATTTCTTCTGCTGCTGTTCCTATAACAAATAAGG GAAATCTCAACTCAAACAAGGAATTATTCCCTTCTTCCGTCCAAGATTTACTTGTTCAG GATGTGGAAAAATCAATCGAAGCTGAGGAAATGTTTGGGGAATATTTAGGACATGATTTCAATGGAGAAAGGATGCTAATGGAAATCACAGATTATGCACCAACTGGTGCCAGCCACAAGCATGATCCCTTTTCACCTCCACCCGAAAACAAAAATACTCTAAAACTTTAA
- the LOC108462460 gene encoding inorganic phosphate transporter 1-4 yields the protein MAGEQLQVLNALDVAKTQWYHFTAIIIAGMGFFTDAYDLFCISLVTKLLGRIYYHVDGAEKPGSLPPNVSAAVNGVAFCGTLAGQLFFGWLGDKLGRKKVYGMTLMLMVICSVASGLSFGHTPKSVMATLCFFRFWLGFGIGGDYPLSATIMSEYANKKTRGAFIAAVFAMQGFGILAGGIFAIILSSSFNAMFEAPSYEVDALRSTVPQADYVWRIILMVGALPAALTYYWRMKMPETARYTALVAKNAKQAASDMSKVLQMDIEAEPQKTEQTKEQKSGFGLFTKEFARRHGLHLLGTTSTWFLLDIAFYSQNLFQKDIFSAIGWIPSAKSMNAIDEVYRIARAQTLIALCSTVPGYWFTVAFIDKMGRFAIQLMGFFFMTVFMFALAIPYDHWTHKENRIGFVIMYSLTFFFANFGPNATTFVVPAEIFPARLRSTCHGISAASGKLGAIVGAFGFLYLAQNQDKAKADAGYPAGIGVKNSLIVLGVVNALGFLFTFLVPESKGKSLEEMSGENEEKEPQGEAEPPSSSGRRTAPVA from the coding sequence ATGGCGGGAGAACAATTGCAGGTGCTTAATGCTCTTGATGTAGCCAAAACACAATGGTATCATTTCACAGCTATCATCATTGCTGGGATGGGTTTCTTCACTGATGCATATGATCTCTTCTGCATATCTCTTGTCACCAAATTGCTTGGCCGCATATACTATCATGTTGATGGTGCGGAGAAGCCTGGAAGTTTGCCTCCCAATGTATCGGCTGCAGTTAATGGTGTAGCGTTCTGCGGAACACTAGCAGGCCAGCTCTTCTTTGGTTGGCTTGGTGATAAGCTAGGCCGAAAGAAGGTGTATGGTATGACTCTAATGCTCATGGTCATATGCTCTGTTGCATCAGGTCTCTCTTTTGGTCATACTCCTAAATCTGTCATGGCAACCCTTTGCTTCTTCCGGTTTTGGCTTGGTTTTGGCATTGGTGGTGACTATCCACTGTCTGCCACCATCATGTCTGAATATGCTAACAAGAAGACTCGCGGGGCTTTCATTGCGGCAGTGTTTGCAATGCAAGGTTTTGGAATTTTAGCAGGTGGTATTTTTGCAATTATATTATCCTCTTCATTCAACGCCATGTTTGAAGCTCCATCGTATGAGGTTGATGCGCTTCGCTCCACGGTTCCGCAAGCAGACTATGTTTGGCGTATTATTTTGATGGTTGGAGCACTCCCGGCTGCTCTTACCTACTATTGGAGGATGAAGATGCCTGAAACTGCTCGTTACACTGCACTTGTTGCTAAGAATGCAAAGCAGGCCGCATCTGATATGTCAAAGGTCCTACAGATGGACATTGAGGCTGAGCCACAAAAGACTGAGCAAACAAAAGAGCAGAAATCCGGATTCGGTTTGTTTACTAAGGAGTTTGCTAGACGTCATGGGCTTCACTTGCTTGGAACAACAAGCACTTGGTTCTTGCTTGACATTGCATTCTACAGCCAGAATTTGTTCCAAAAGGATATCTTTAGTGCTATTGGCTGGATTCCTTCTGCAAAGTCCATGAATGCCATTGATGAAGTTTACAGAATTGCAAGGGCACAAACACTGATTGCTCTTTGCAGCACTGTACCAGGCTACTGGTTCACAGTGGCTTTCATTGATAAGATGGGAAGATTTGCCATCCAATTAATGGGATTTTTCTTCATGACTGTGTTTATGTTTGCACTGGCTATCCCGTATGACCACTGGACCCACAAGGAAAATCGAATCGGCTTTGTTATTATGTACTCATTGACTTTCTTCTTTGCGAATTTCGGACCTAATGCCACCACTTTCGTCGTACCAGCCGAGATTTTCCCAGCAAGGTTGAGGTCCACCTGCCACGGTATCTCAGCAGCCTCGGGAAAGCTTGGTGCTATTGTTGGCGCATTCGGGTTCTTGTATTTAGCTCAGAACCAGGATAAAGCCAAGGCAGATGCAGGGTACCCTGCAGGCATTGGGGTGAAGAATTCACTTATAGTATTAGGTGTAGTCAATGCCTTGGGCTTCCTCTTCACTTTCTTGGTGCCAGAATCAAAAGGAAAATCTTTAGAAGAAATGTCAGGCGAGAACGAAGAAAAAGAACCACAAGGAGAGGCAGAGCCGCCATCATCTAGTGGCCGCAGGACAGCTCCAGTTGCTTAA